Part of the Venturia canescens isolate UGA chromosome 2, ASM1945775v1, whole genome shotgun sequence genome is shown below.
gaCAAGAATTCGGCCCGAAATTCATGATTGTCCAACAttgtatttttctcgtttttcttttctcccatTAATATTACTACAATTATCGTACTACGAcgttttttatagtttttttttattcttttattgcTCTCTAacgtaaaagaaaatttttcggaCCGAATCCAAATCATCGAGGAAGGCAATACTGTGTTATTTTAATCTCTTCATCCCTgtgttcgtgtgtgtgtgtgtgcgcgcgcgcgcgcgcgtgtgtgtgtgtttctcACTCtactccctctctctcgctttctttttctcttgctccctctctctttctctctctctctctctctctctctctctctctctctctctctctctctctctctcttgttaaTCAAGTAATTTAACAATAATTCtcacattcttttttttttagctcATTCCCAAAAGTCAACGCACTTTTGAGCCAAGTTTTCCACACTCGTGATTATGTGTACATACATTTATAACTCTagcttttatatatattcttctttcttcttgtTTCTACATTATTCCCCGGGCCTACCTAAGAGTAATAATAGTTTCGAGCACAGAAGTCCCTTAAAgggtgaaaaaaaggagaacgTTCGGTTCGTTTCGGTTCGTTTCAAACACGACGTATGAGCGTTGAATTACCTTATGACAAAGGAAAAACACAACGTGATGCACATTATTCAGAATTCTTCTTAATTTGGGACACTTTTACGGTCCAGACCATGCCACTCATATACGTACGAggcgaagattttttttttgcttatttTGTTACTCTGTTTGTTCAATAAGTATACGATTATCAACACTACTCACGCCGAATAACTCGTATCAATTTtacgaacgaaaaaacgatCAACAAAATATCTGAAATAAcgcaaatttgacaattgtaaaaTGATGAATTAAACGCGCTGCGATAATACTTATAAATACACACGAAATTTGTctaaattcgtatttacataCGTGGGACCATTATTatagttgtttttttcaacacgTTTCCTCGTTTCTTTTAATAATCCTCTCGAAATGATCTCACCGAACGATTGAAATACACGATATAGTCGAGAGATCGGAgataaattatttcattagttttgttttttttttttcagtaacaGTATAATACAGTAGCAATAGACCGCCTCTAAGAACTAATTGGTGTTCGTACATTGAtccccttttttttcattttggtaccgattatcatattttttcgtttcctgtCTTTCCCAAAGTCCCCAAccgattcatttttctttttcatttcttcgttCCTCGGCCTTTTAATCATCGATATCTTTTCACCTAGACCCTTGCAATTGAATTCCCACGTTATTCATTCAAGTGGCATAATACCTAAGATTTTTTAGCAGAGATTCAATTAGATCTTCGTTATACATGTTCGCAACGATTTGACCTCTGGTCGCCCGGCGAAGAATTTACGAATAAAGTGTCTTCTTCTTTCCCTCGTTTTTGTCGAATGTCTCCATCGAAGGCCGAATGGAAGACGAAATGTAGTGAAATTGGAGTTAAACTTTAAGTTAAATGATAGTCTCCGTTAGTAtataaatgactttttttaattgaaaaaacatgacAGCCACGACGGAAGTGCCCGCTGTCATCGAttcattaaaatactttctCTTAACTGTGAATCTCGTtacttttttgtaaattttagcCGCAAAGTCTCAATCTGCTTTCATCACACCTCTTTGCGTTACACTTCAAAATCTCtgatctttattttttttcttcgttactATATTTGCGTCGTCTGTGTCACGAGAACGTCGCTCCCTTTAGTACCTAAGTTATATTTATGATATATACAtggtaataaataaattctccGCCAATTCGGCCATTTTTCTCACAATGTGTGAAGTAATTTGAttcggaattttttattcttcttatcgtttttgtacttgaaatggaaaaaaatagcgataaaaatattccctgCGAGGTGCTCGGCTTCGAAAAATGGAAACTAATCTTTTTGCTTACAAATATAGACATAGAAAATATACGAGTAGAAAAAAACTCAAGTTCACTTGAACATTCGTGAAAGTTAGAAATtctacgaataaaaaaatctattaaaATTCAACGGTGGCAAGAAAAATGGCAGTTTTCACGGAGAAGATTGTTGAGTCGTTGAAAAACAACATGCGCAGGATTGGAAAATCATCGTGAAAGATAATCGAGCTCAGCCGGTGAGCCTCGATCACTTTTTCAAACGTTATCGTTTgtgtttttatatatataatatattttttttttttcgtttttttttctttgcttcttTTCGTTCTCAAGAGACAATACGTATGAAACTCACGCCACGAAAAAATTGAGGCGTGATTTctggaaaaaaagaacagttacgaaaactacgaaaaatgtTAGGCAACTGAGAGTCGTGAGGTTGGACCTCACATTAGAAATCCTAGGTTTGAAAAGTAAACCCGACGGATTGGCTTAAttctaaaaatataaataaacaacGTTGTATCTAAAAATCGAAGGATATCGTGAAACAGTGATTGACGCGATTGGTTCTCCACGTGAGAATAAAGTGAGAGCCTCACATAATTCGAGGGGTTTTCAAAAAACACAATTTCCCAagaatttcaatgtttttttcttgaattctgcAGAATATTCATCGACCGACGTTCAAAAACAAATCGATCATCTTCGCGAGTACTTTATCAGGAGTGTTTAAGCTCTACCGCAGAGCCCTAGAGGTCATGGACCGTTGTCCATGTCTTCGGTCACCAATTGGAATTGTTCCTGACCtagaaaagaattttcaacgaCTGTTGCTAATTACCATATCATTTTTATATgcaaaagcataaaaaaggcCAATTCGATGTGGATTATTGagcaaaaaataagagaaaaataaattttacagATTTTCAATCGGTAGAAAAAGCACCGAGCAAAAACTTACTATGAAGATAAGCGGCGAGGTCACGATCCTCGGCAGCGAGCGCGAGCTCTCGAGGCGTATTGCCGTAGCGGTCGCGCACCGTGAGTGTCGCCCCACCGGCGACCAACATACAGCATATCGAGCGTCTTTTTTGCTGTGCCGCCTTGTGCAATGCGGTTTGCCCTCTGCGAAACACGTTATATTGAGATAAATCCTCCGATTTTATCTCTTAACCAGAGTGAGGTTTCGATTCCTCGTTAGCTTAAGCTTACTTGTCATTGTCAACCATGTTGAGAATGGTCGGTGGAGCGCACGCGATGAGGTATCTGACGATGTCCTTGTGACCGTGTCTGGCTGCGACGTGAAGAGCAGTTTGGCCGTTCGCGTCAATCGACAGTAGGGAAAAACCTCGCTCGTGGAGCTCTCGTAGAGCTTTGAGGTCTCCTATTTTGGCTGCTCTAAGAATTCCGTcgcatgttttttcaagaaggCCGCTACTGAAGCTATGTACTTCGGAACTGAGGCCAAACAATCGGTCCCGAGgactgaaaaattgagggggaGGGGAAAAACGATAAGAATTGAATGACTGAGAGTTGCTTTTTGTTTGTGAGAAAATCGAGCCTGGCTTGACCTGATAAATGTGGAAGAATTTTGATGCTGCGACTGTCCAGCGGTCGTAGCACTGAAGGCCTTGGATGAGGTTTGTTTGGCTAATAATTTGTTGGACATTGGTTCGGCGTTGTCGTCGTTTTTCACGTAGGATACCTCGGGTGGCAATTCGACTGACTTTTTAGGCCGAGAATCCGATTTTGTGATGGAGCTGTGTCCAGACATTGGTGGTGGCTTATCTGCGGGGACCGATGGCTTGTCTTCGGGTCTTTCCGAAGCTTGTCTAGAAACGTGCGGACTATCGCGGGGTCGCTCATTCGATACAGGCTTTTCCTCCCTCATCGTCATCATTCGATCCGATCGTTCTTCGCTGTTGGTCAAAAAGCAGCGCtggtttttgttttcaatgaataataaaatagaacgaaagtgagtggagcttcgagtttcatttcgaaaatgacTTTTCATTACCTCGGCGAGGCCTGGGCAGTCTCGGGCTCCGGATGACTGTTCCTTCCACCGTCGGACTCGTTGGACATCTGGCCGCCTAGATTCTCGTCGAGGATGTACACCGCCTCGACAGCGACGTCGGTAACGTAGTGCAGCTGCTCCTGGGCTCTGTCTATCCTGAAGAATCGTTCGGCTGTGCAGGCTGCGATGGAAAAATACCAAAGATTAAGGCAGTCCGATGCAACTCGGAGGAAGCTTAATCGCCGCGGGGCTTTGAAAACTCACAATCGAGAAAGCAGCACGCATCCATAGGCTGGTCCTTCGACAGGATTTTTCTAAGAGCTTCGAGGTCTGTGGTAGCGTCGATGTCGAGAGGTTCGGCGAGGCACGATACCGCAACCCGTTTCAATCGATCTTTATCCGAATGGAAGGCCTCGTAGTCGGACATTTTGATCCTCATGACTGGAAGCTTGAGGCTCTCGAGCTTGACGCCGGTGTTTTGTTGGGGCTTGCTGGAGCTTCGCCTTTTCGCGAGCATCGTTGCTTTGTTGAGTAAACTCATTTCTATTATGGATGGCAGGAGCCGACACGCTTCGCCGTCGACCTTCAACACAATGCAGTCGCTAGAGTAGCTTTCCGAGTTTAATTTATTATCAGCAATGAATGCATCAAGCCCTTCTCAATGAGTTATAACGCATCCGTGGAAGGTCTGCAAACTTAAATTGCTGTAGTTGACGGCACGAGAGTTACCGTTCCACGGAGCGAGCGTTTGGAACTACGGACAGTTTCAGACTCCCGGTACGATTAGTGTTAATTGAAATTAGGACTTTGATGGAGCCAGTTAAGAAGTTAACTGAAATTAGTGAATTGTCAGACAATGCGCTAGGAGCCGGTTATACCTGCATGGGAATGGTTCGCGTCGTAATTAGTTTAGCTTTGCTACACTGAGCGATGCAAGTGCCATGGCCACCGGCTTGGAGCAGCGGAAGCTGGAAAGTCGTCAGTCCGACGACCTCAATGAGGCCGTCCTCGGTGGATGGCTCTTTCGTCCCGCTCGTAGCACCCCAAGGATGAGTTCCACCCCCGTAGGAAGCTATATTTAGAAATACGATCGCGTGTACCCGGTGCTCCTTCAGTTTCGGTGTCATATCTTGTCCGTCGCACTCGAGGGTCACGAATTCCGAGAGGTCTTTCCACTTTCGTATCACGAGATCTTTGCCTCCCATTTGGCcataaaacattttgtttcGAAGCCGAGAATTGAATTTCTCGGGATGAGCCTCTGGaacgataaaattttatcatttttcaagatCCCTCAGAGATTTTAAGAAGGGCTCATTTGGACGTCCACTCACCTCGAGCCTCGTGGAACTCTAGAGCGATGTGGGCATCGACCCCCAATGAGAAATAATTGTTGACGACGTTCAAGGGCAAGCTCTCTTTGCCCTTgccgccgtcgtcgtcgttcgcGTTTTGATTACGCTCGACAGTCAATTGCCATCTGTCAAGAAGAGTCGTTTCGCTCTCTCCCATGTTCGAAAGGATCTTGCCGATTGGCTCGTCCGTGTAGCCGCCACCCCAGCCGAGTGCTCTCGCCAAATCGTTGCCCGTTCCCAGCGGCAAAACTCCGACCGCTGGCGGAGGATTCGCACCGATCTGATCGAGTATCGACAACACCCAACCGACTGTGCCATCGCCGCCACAAGCCAGGACTCGCAGATTCGGAACCTTCTTGAACAGCTCCAATCTTCGGAAATACgcaaaaatcacgaaaatcagTAGAAGCGATCCGCTAGAAAAAACTCTTTCGAcaataacatgaaaaaatgaccCCTTAAAGATGTCGTTCGATCGGAATCTCATCACCGTGAATGCGAGCATTGAAACTTTATTttctctacatttttttcaagcaatTCAGACAAAATAGTTTCAGCCCAGTTCGCTACTGCTCCACGGGGACTGAAACTTTTTGTAACCGTTCAAATTGGTTCGAACGTCCCAACGTGGATTCCCCTTTCCGACATCGCTACCTACTGTGAAAAAAGTTgtcattgaaagaaaaatcccATCCGAGTGTATATTTCTATTGAATTTCGTTGGCTGAAATCACAGTAGGACAGGAATCACCCACGTTGGGATGGAACGTCAGTTTTTCAGCGACGAGTGACTATTTGAACGAAGTTCCAAGAATTTTTCGACCACGTTATTTATATCCAGTAATATGATTTGCTGCTCGCTCACTCTTTTGGCCACGATGGAGCATGAAAAAGTCGTTGATAAAAGCTGCTTGGAAATTCTCGTGGAGCTTAAAATttcttgattatttttaacgaatttcatactattttacaatttcgatACGCCTACGCGGAAGCTGTttggagttaaaaaaaaaaggtttacaTCGAAAGCTCACCCCATTTTTGGTCCACCTTGAGTGAGATCGAAGACCTGTCTCGGGTTTAAGTGCCACTGAAATTTTTGTAATAACTTGGCGCCTTGATTGCCGCCGGACTTTGGATTAATGAAGACTATAACGGGCCTGACGTTAATGGATGGAATGGGTTTGACGATCCACATTTTTCCCTGATCCTTGTCGTCCTTGTCCTTGTCTTTTTCCTTGCTCTTCCGTCGACTGGAGGCGCCCGAGCCGCCGccggattttttcttcctcggtGATTTTCTCAGGCTGCTTTTGAAGCTTCCTTTGCGTGGTAACTTGACGATCCAGGATGGTGGCACTATGATGGAAGCGTGGGATCCGAGCTCGCAATTTTCCCCGATTTTTTGGACGTTGAAACAGGCCTCCTTGTTGTGATAAGCGGCTTTGCACCAGCTGCAGCTCACCGCGACTATTTCCTTCGAGCTGAAGCTCAGCTTCGATTGAAAAGCTTTGCCGCAGTTGGCGCATTTACCCTTCTGCGATCTTCGGTGGACCCAGTGATGGTGGGTCGATGTTTGTTCCCGATATTGACGGACACCCACGTCCCGGAAGCTCGGTTTGCACTCGAAGCTCAAGCTCCCGGCGCATAACAGATGTGCCACGACACGACAAGCCGCGCATTTCACTCGTGGACCGTGTTTCTGTGAACATTCACAAAAACCAATAGTAAAACATCGAGTTTCGACAGAGCTCATCGCCGAGGGCTCTTGTGAGGGAGCACGAAAGCCCCACTTTGTGGCTCCAAAAATATTTCCACCTTCTGAAAATGTACTTTCTTTCCATCTGAAAAATACCATTTACGTATCACGAATTCCTTTGCTCCCAACATCACGGAGGCTTCGTATTCGAGTCCGGGAAAAAACCATCGACGCTCATATTTCTCCAGCACGATCGTCTCGTCCGTGAAAACACGTTCCCCTGCCGTAATTTCACTGTTTCAACCGACTTTTACTAAATGAAAAAGGCAAGGAAAATTGTGAGGGATTACGTGTCTTAATACCGGATTACGTAAGGTCTCTGCGGCTGTGTCACGAGGCGCGCACGTGTGTTTTTCGTTTTGGCGTAGTCGCAGCTTGCGGCGGCCCGTGTGTGTTATTTCAGTCATTTGATAAACGCGACGGAAATTCGCTCGGTTCTGTTGCGGCCAGGGAGTAGCaaacctttttctttttctcgttcgcCTTCCTCTTTCCGCACTCCTCGCaacaattattcaaaataattttatgcAAGTGGGACTGTGTAATAAGATTCTGAAGAAAGGACGACGACACGTTGCTCTCATGCGCTCGCGTGTCGTTGCTTCCCAGTCCGCCACTCGACTCTTAATGTAATATAAACGAGTGAAATAGCGTTTCATGAGGAATTAAGTTGCATTATAAATGACCTGGAGAACGCTTAGTTTCAATACTAAATACATGGAACgtatgcaaataaaaaattagtatAATTGAACCACGCTCAATCGATATTAATACTCAGGCCTGATGAAAAATACAATATTTATTCCATATATAAAATATCGAATGAAATGCTTCCAAGGTCCTCGCAGCCCCTCACTCGACGGCGAACAAATTTCCAAAAGACTCTGCAGATGCTCCGATTATCAGTCCCCGGAAAAGCCTGCTGACAGGGAGCAGTTGATTGAACGATGCTCTAATGCTTTTTTTATCACTGCCTATTTCGTTATCGTCGTAGTTTTCTGGAACTTTGAGAATAATGCGCCGAACGCGCTGGAATCGAAGGGCTTCTCGAGGACAAAGTATCGAActtgcattttttgttttcatcgagAATTTGTTTAGTCCGTAAGTTTTGTGACGTTACGAATAGTTTGAGTAAATTTGCAAGGATCATAAAACGGTTTGGACTTTTTCTCGCTCGTTCCTCGTCGAAAAGAGGACTTAAGGGGAGTTCGTGCTTTTAGCTTCGGAGCCAAAGTGACAGGCAAACGCGTTGACGATGAAGAATggcagtttttttcagttgcgTTCGATcggtcgaaaaaatttcatcaatttttcactaTCGTCACAGCTGCTTGGGTTGCGAAAGGATCTTGAGTGAGTGTTTTTGTAATCACTGGACTAAGAACCACCAGCAAAAGCCACACCAGCGAACAGTAGCGCAGATCacaaaaaaatggggaaactaTCGCGTGGGCTAGacggagaataaaaatttggggATCTGAcagaatttttgttgaatcgtCGCAAACAAAACTTCTCTGGCGCATAATTTCTAACATGTTTCTAACAGAGTTAGGACAAAAGTTTTTGATTCTTAAGTCCaatatttttcggaaaattggGAACAATCATTTTTCAGTAGTACAGGAAACACAAGTTAGATGATTCTCGTAACTTTGATGTCGAAGAATAATCCGCAATTATGTAAAACTCTAGTCAAGGCCTCTCTTTCAGTTAAATGTCTGATGGAACTTTGCTGGAACGTTTAACGCTCATATTTAGAgcaatttatttcttcgtgtATGCTTTTACATAAATTTTAAGTTCGAAACCCTCGTCTCAAATTATAACATTTTAAGGTGTTTCCGCCAGGCGATATCAAAAACTCAATATTCAGTAAACTTCAAACtacagatatttttcaaattacgaACTGCTGTCTGTGGGAACAGGAAGTTttgttaaaaatgaaaactgaaaaaaattgctttctcGAATCGTACAAACCGAGACCAGTTCTCGGAACAGCTTTTCGAGAATAATTTTCGCAAAACAAAGAAACAATGGAGGGATTGGTCACGATTGATCTTccgatttaattttttgcaaGAAGACAGCCCCCCAACGCAAAATTCCTGTAAAAAGTGTTTCTAGACaccgaaagaagaaaaatttttcattcacaatattttgtaacaaaaatccaaaaatttaTCTATTTTCTGAATGAAGACTTCGCGAATCGCGAGCTTAGTGTTCGGCACGAACTTTAGAGTGTAAAAAACACTGGagaaacgaattttgaaaattttcgaaaacaattcgaCTCGATCCACTTGTCTCAAAGTCGCTGCGGCGACTCTAGATTACTCGGGTTAACAATGCAACTTTCGATATCAGAAAAATGTGGTTGCCTAAGGAACGGCGTCGTGAATATTCGAATATCACGTCTGCCAGTAGCGTTTCAGCGTGAGCCCAGAAAGCGGAGCTTTTGGAGTATTAATCTTAATAACTCGGAGCCGATGAGGGGTGTAAAAGTGAGCGAGAAGTGTTTCAACCCATTCCAAGAGCAGTCCTCAGGTATATAAATAGCTGTGAACGGGGAAGGTGTactgaattaataaaaaatcatgtttcGCGAtacttttcgaatgaaaatacttCTAGACCTTGAACCGACGTTGTACCTGACGTTGCAGAATTCCTTTTCCCGGGgcacaataaaaaatgagttcgCGATGACGGGGCAGAAAAAAAGTCGGAGCGAATAAAAAGGAAGCGAGCGAAGGGTGTTCGCGAAGCTTACGTACGTATGAATAATATTCATGAACTATTTATACGATTAAACAACCTCTGATATGTGCATAGTAAAGGGCGATCATCGGTTCGGCTGGTTCGACGATCAACGATGGTATTTTCCTATCGACAATATCAACGGCCGTCGTCGTTCGACGTTCcttcatttcttttcgttgaaaattgcataaaaaacTCACCGAGCAATCGTTCATGTAACAAAAGTCGCCGGAAGCCGCAGTGGGCACCCAGAGATGTTCGCCGTTGAGTGCATCATTTCCCCAATCAGGGGTCGACCGAGGCTCGCGATGCCCTCCGCTCGAGCCGCCCCCCTCTTGACGTctgaaaacgttgaaaattcgttttacGCGCAATTCTCTCGGGgacattcatttttcaatgttttacgCGTTAGACTTACAGCTTAGAATTGGAAGCAACGTGGGAATAGTATTTACACattgatgtgaaaaaaatggtgaaaaatttacgaaaactCAATGGAATCGTCTTTTGGCcgatttttataacgaaacgTGCGCCTGTGAAAAAGCTCTACGAAACACTCAATTCCCTGCGCGGCAGGCTGAGCATGTAAAGgcaagtgtaaaaaaatctctttAAAAGCCGGACTTTTACTCGTTTTTCTACCTTCGTGTACGCCTCATTCAGGCTCTTTTGACGAATCGCCAGAAAGCTTTCGAGGGTTCATCTGCATTTAGCACGTAAATTTCGAGGTCGGATGGCCAGTGTCGTtgcaaatgagaaaaaaaaatgaaatttttcttttcttttttttcagggttaaATAGAAGATTTAATTAACATTGTCCGGGTGCAACACTCGTGCAGTTAAGCCAGTGAGGCGGTAAAGGGTCAATTAGGGAAATGATTCGTCCAGCAGGTTTTCGGGGTGTTGACATTTTTCGATGTTCCGcgtccttcgatttttcacatttacAGTTTACCTTTCAACAATCTATTTTGGCGAAAACAAAACTaattcattcaacttttttccaactATTGACGAATGcgagaaaacggaaaaaataaaagcgagAAACGGAAAGTATACGATTCGCAAAGGGTTGAAGCCTTGCAGAAAatagaaagggagagagagacagaaaaaaaactagaaaGAAAGTCGAGAGGCTCTCGTCCTCGCGGGCGAACTTTTCAGTTCGTGCTTTTTAGGCGAAATGGCAAGATACGAGATTTGAAAAGGATGCAATGGACGATAGTTTGttaagggagagagagagagagagagagagagagagagagagagagagagagagagagagagcgactgCGAAGAGAGGTGCAACGGCAGatggaaagagaggaagaaactAGGAAAGAGCGAGTGGTCGACGGATGGCGCTTAAAAGCTCGCGAATAGATTTTAATAAGTAGGTCGTTGCGGTTGAGGGAACAGAGCACGTgagtgaaagaaagagaaaagctgAAAAAATGCGGGCGAGGAGAGGAGATCACGGGGAGGGAAGGCAAGTCGAAGGGAGGAGAGGAAGATGGAGAAATAATGAGAAtaggggggagagagagagagagaataaagcTCGTAGGGGTTGAACAAGACATTCGCGCTTGCTTTGTCACGATGAAAAAGAGCCTTTATTCCAACGACGAATTTTAACTTCAATTACGCAAATGGGCTTCTACATGCTAATTAACTGGTTCAATTCACTGCTTTCCTACCTCTTAACGACCTCCCCCCTCCGGGTCTTATCGCGTTATTTCTATATTCACCATTTTGACGAACTACCTTGATATCGCGATGCCCAAAACATAGAAAagcttctcaatttttt
Proteins encoded:
- the rdgA gene encoding eye-specific diacylglycerol kinase isoform X3, yielding MQRLRSTFKRSRTPTGAEMKSQSSLEVPKQVRSASFDEIQLEAKRHDVKDLQTQNRDARSSACTTRTTSSSSSSCSPGRSSQHEVKSRMPSTLRVPQLQSGQRSKSFDVCERNVLLGTGLSATSQKRQAQLSSMGRSTGFSTRGKFERETPLIQLSGCYHCACVEEYKNLYLRTQDDDEDEEEDNDNEDEDREDENDGKIDANDYAGYKYDVASGGRNEDDFADEDDDEEYEDELDLGDVVSRQASGHEDETEMPEMSARNWSPSTDEDDNKKRGGGSPEIRVTLTTNSYQSYDKSNLEFDTGSSDGTEVRQYDFVSCDRQQRRRSVASPRLSRQEALTSFPPELPAIRGLIEDEDLQRINDYEDDAASSRSRNSSLNSPPDRPSRNTHLDHLDDNKTRLVVRDIFLTVPELKRDRAASVDSCFNNNKNGKNPGGIGVPGDSDSLNVPQQNVRSKSVDIVLPTEAQTRYTALLPPNETRPSRGRQEGGGSSGGHREPRSTPDWGNDALNGEHLWVPTAASGDFCYMNDCSKHGPRVKCAACRVVAHLLCAGSLSFECKPSFRDVGVRQYREQTSTHHHWVHRRSQKGKCANCGKAFQSKLSFSSKEIVAVSCSWCKAAYHNKEACFNVQKIGENCELGSHASIIVPPSWIVKLPRKGSFKSSLRKSPRKKKSGGGSGASSRRKSKEKDKDKDDKDQGKMWIVKPIPSINVRPVIVFINPKSGGNQGAKLLQKFQWHLNPRQVFDLTQGGPKMGLELFKKVPNLRVLACGGDGTVGWVLSILDQIGANPPPAVGVLPLGTGNDLARALGWGGGYTDEPIGKILSNMGESETTLLDRWQLTVERNQNANDDDGGKGKESLPLNVVNNYFSLGVDAHIALEFHEAREAHPEKFNSRLRNKMFYGQMGGKDLVIRKWKDLSEFVTLECDGQDMTPKLKEHRVHAIVFLNIASYGGGTHPWGATSGTKEPSTEDGLIEVVGLTTFQLPLLQAGGHGTCIAQCSKAKLITTRTIPMQVDGEACRLLPSIIEMSLLNKATMLAKRRSSSKPQQNTGVKLESLKLPVMRIKMSDYEAFHSDKDRLKRVAVSCLAEPLDIDATTDLEALRKILSKDQPMDACCFLDSCTAERFFRIDRAQEQLHYVTDVAVEAVYILDENLGGQMSNESDGGRNSHPEPETAQASPSAAF